The genomic window GATAAACGTGCAATCAGCTATTTTCCCAGTCTCTATGctctgaaaaagagaaatcagTCAGTTACTGTAGATAACAAGCTCTTCTTGTCCACCACATGCTGCTTTGGCTAAGAGGGCACATATGCTTGTGAATATGATCTCAAAATTTGTTAATAATACCTGTCTACTATATCCAGGATGAGTCTGTCCGTGCTTCTCAGCATAGGAAGTACCATCTGCCTCTGCCTTCCCAGCTTCCTTTTCAATCACACCCTGAAAAAAGGGAGATGGAAGGATGAATGTGGAACGGATATAAGGGCAATAACACCTACAGAAACTTTACAAATTCTCTGCTGAATGCTTGTTCATACACACACTTTGTTTCTGTACTTCCAAAGCCATGCCCAAACCATCCAAACACAATCTGGGGCAGCTCAGAATAGCTATAGCAGCACCAGTACTCTAAATACAGCATCCAAACTGGAAGCTCTGGAGAGACctaatgttttctgaaattatGAGTTTCAGCCACAAAGGCTTCCAAACAGGTATTAATAATGGCATACCTGTAAATGTTTGCCGTAAGCACTACCTGTGGTTGCACAGAAAggcccctgctgctgcctgctctcagAGTGAGGAATCCTCTCCACTGTGGCCACACAAAACTGAGAAAAGCACCTCAGGATTTGGTCTttgcaaggaatttttttttcaggcccCACCATACAAGACAACATATTTCTGGACAAACACGTCTTTGGGAATAATACTGGAATAGTGAACGTTAGTTCTGGTGGCAGCACCTCAAGGGCATCTTCACTGGAAGATCACTCTGAGTGGAATTCACCATCTGGTCATGGCCTTCTCCTGACTTTTTGACCTGACTTTAGGTGAATTCATGCACTTAAGAGCATTCACAGACTGTTACTGGCAGTCTCCTTGTATTGCTTGTCCAAGTCCCACGATTTGTTACCAGTTTGCCCAGGATAAACACTATATACACAAGTCCCAGAGTGCCTTTTCCTAGGGTCATATATGACCTAGAAACACACAATGGCAGAATACATTACGAGACTGGCTAAATATTAGGTAAAACTATCTTTTCCACAAATGAAACCAATGATCTGGAGAGAGTTTCAGTGTCTTGAGTGGTTCACACAGCCAGCACCGTGCCTTGATATCCCAATTTATGTGTTCAGTCATTACAACACACAACTATTGCTCATTAATACTTATTATGCATTATCGTATACCTAGCACTATTTTGAATACAATTGATTTTTGCTTTGTAACTTttcaataaagatttttttaaaaaatgtgttcatTCCTTCTGGATCAAAGAACCTCTGTAATAACAGTGAAGTACTTCCACAAGATTCCTGCTCTGTCCCTCAGAAACAGCTGGGAGATACATTTCTAAATGCATAAGGGTGGTCAATAGCTGATCTCCTTGGGACATACCACTTTTCAGCACTAGATACTGTGAAAGAATGAACTTGTACAGAGTCCAAAagacatacttttttctttaaataaaaattttatcttttaatgacTGAATGTGCCTAGGAGTTATTATATTTGTCTGTactcaaacacatataaataaatagaaaatgggGGTTACGGATTAGGAATTTTTGCAAAAACCAAATCATACAGCAAAAGAAGCCAACATCACAACAGCCCCTCTGAGAAGTCATAGGTACAGGGACTGGGGACTAGAACATTGATGGATGATTTTTATCTTATCAGATTCTCTCAATCAGCCCTCTGCTCCACCAAAAACAGAGCTTTGCCTTTGATTTTGAGTGAGATGAAATTTCACCAACATTTATAACTGCAGAATGGAGATTAATTTTAGCTCATGGTACTTTAAAAATACCCATAACTATTTTAATCATGAAGTTAATGAAATCACAGTTGAAGTGCTTCCGTATCagaaaaagaactgaatttctcatcTCAGATGATATTCCAAAAACAGAGTAAAAACTCTAACACCCTTGAGAGATGTTACCAAAACCCATCCCATTTCTCCAAGGTCCAAACTCTGCCACTGCTAGTTCCCTGAAATAACGAATTCTTGTTGCACAAGCACTCCAGTTGCAGTTGCAACTACACGTGCAGCAAAATGCTACTTCGCAAAATGAAGTCAATCTCTTCACGCTTTCAGAATAAAGGTAAACAGAGGCTCGAGTTGAAAGAGGAACCTGAAATGCACATATATCCTAGCTCAAGTGAGAAGCATCATTTGCTGAAGTGACAGCTGACCACAACTCGGGCCTTGGCTCTCCTCCGGTACGTCATTACCAGACCATTGCTGCATGGCTTTATTGGAGGAATCAAATACTTCCTGTGATAAATAGGGCGTCAATTTGCTCAGGCACTAGCTGGGTGTCTCAGCCACTCCAGACCTCACCCTCCCACACGACTTCTTTTTGCTCGGAGGTCAGATAGTTTCAGTAGCCACGCTTGAGTCTTTCTGAACATCTTCTGTCCTCGGTGTGTATCTCTGAACTGTACCTGGGTCAGAGGTGGGCAGGGACACTGAGGAGCTGGCTCACACCCCTCCAGGGGCCGCACACACGTCCGCTTTTCCTGCAGGGAAGTTATTTGACCCCGGGAGGAAAGAGAGCAGAGCGCCCTGGCTCCGGAGTAATGGCCGTGCTGGGCGGGCCCGCTCCCTCCCTCACCTCCCTGTGCCGGTGAGCAGGCAGCCCTTCGCCCCTGCGGGAGCCGTGTCCCGATACCCGCCCCGGCGCAGCGGCGGCGcaggggacccccggccccgggcggccccgggcggcggagcgcggcgggccGCCACCCCCCCCTAGAGGCGGCCACgtcgcgccgccgcctcccgccgcgctcAGCGCCACCTCGCGGCCGCATCTtgagcgcggccgccccgccggctccccccgGGCACGACCGTCCCGTCCCGGCTCTCCCCTCGCACCCACGGCCCCGGCCCTCCGCCGTGTCCCCGGGCCGTGCACGGCTGGGCCCCGGCGCTTCGCCGCCGCCCTGAGGTGCCGCCCGCACCGCCCGCCCTTACGAACGCCCCGGAGTAGTTACCCTGTGGCCGCGATGCCGCACAGCCGCGGCCGGCGCGGAGAAACCCGTCCCGGGGCTTGGGGGGGTCTTCCCTGGGAGAAACCAGCGGAGCCggtgccgccgccccgccgccaagcgcgccccgccgccggccaccgcCCGGGACGCGCCGCCCAAGGCGGCGAGGCGCGGGAGCAGCCGTGCGGGCGAAGCGGGGAGCCCCGCTGTCCCCCGGGCCAGGCGGCCGGCGCCTGCCGGCACCTTCGGGCATCGGGGAGCCTTTGCTTGCCCTGactggctgggcagggcagggcagggcgggctgctgagagcaaaaaataaaaaagatttcacCGTGGAGCCGAGCGCCGGCAGCGGCTGGCGTTAGCTCTGCAACCCCGCCACAGCGCCCCGACGGCGCCCCGCGCCCGCGGGACAccgcgcccccccgctccccccgctgCTCCGGGGGGCTCGGTCGGCCGCGGCCCCCgacccgccccgccgcgccccgccccgtcccgacccgccgcgccggggaggggggggggggggggggggggtccggcaTAAATACGGCCTCGAGTGGCGCTCCCGGACCGGCGCGGCTGGGGCGGGGGtcggcggcggcagcagccagCGCTGGCGGCCTCGCCTGGGGGAGGGTGTGAGGGCCTCCGCTCCGCGcacccgccgggccgggggctgccgctgCACAGCCCGAGCGAAGCCCCCGCTCATCCGATCCCCTCGCTCACCCCCTCTGGCCCTGCCACCGCCTCCTCCGCCGCCCCCATGGACTTACTGGGCCCCATGGAGATGACGGAgggctccctctgctccttcGCGGCCGCTGATGACTTCTACGATGACCCGTGCTTCAACACGTCGGACATGCACTTCTTCGAGGACCTGGACCCCCGGCTGGTGCATGTCGGGGGCCTGCTGAAGCCCGAGGAGCACCCGCACCACCACGGGCACCACCACGGGCACCCGCACGAGGAGGAGCACGTCCGTGCGCCCAGCGGGCACCACCAGGCCGGCCGCTGCCTGCTGTGGGCCTGCAAGGCTTGCAAGAGGAAGACCACCAACGCCGACCGCCGTAAAGCCGCCACCAtgagggagcggcggcggctcaGCAAGGTCAACGAGGCCTTTGAGACCCTCAAGCGCTGCACTTCCACCAACCCCAACCAGCGCCTGCCCAAGGTGGAGATCCTGCGCAACGCCATCCGCTACATCGAGAGCCTGCAGGCGCTGCTGCGGGAGCAGGAGGACGCTTACTACCCGGTGCTGGAGCACTACAGCGGGGAATCGGACGCCTCCAGCCCTCGCTCCAACTGCTCCGATGGCATGGTGAGTGCCCCGGGGAGGACACCCTGCCGCCGAGGTGCCCCAGACACTGTCGATCCAAACCTGAGCGGGGCGAGTTGCCTCCTCTTGGTCTTCCTATAGCAGCTGCTTTTCGTAGCTCCCCAGGCAGAAGACAAACTCCCTCGAGCTCCGGCAGCAAAGGGAGGTGGTGTCCCCACATGCCAAAGTCTCTGGGAAAGAGACTTCTTTCCCTGGGATGTAAAGTTAGGGAGGTCCCCCTGTgtcctgggggagcaggggagagctGCTGGGGGGCACTTTGGGAAGCTGCCTGGGATAGGTACCTGGAGTCGGGTGAGGTCTGAGCTCCGCCTGTGCTCCCGTAGCTCCTGGGGCATCTCCATTTCCACCTTCTGCTGTATCATTACCTTTGAATTCTCTAAGAACAGCAGAGAGGAAGGTCCCCCTTGGTCATGGTAGTTACAGGGGAACTGGTAAAtgtctggggtttgttttctgcCATTCATCATGATAACAGGAGGAGGGTCTAAGCAACAGGAGCTGTTTTTCTTGACCCTTAAGAAAAAGATTCTCCATTTCTCCTTGCACTTCATGACCTCTGTAGACATTTACCAGCAATAGGAAGGAGACCCCAGGCTTTCAGTCCTGTATGTTGTAGGGAGGGGAGAAGAAGGGTGGGTGCCAGAGATGGTGTCTCATCACCCGACTTTTCACCGGGACCATAGACTCAGACTCTGGGCTGGGGGACGCGGTGACAGCAGGAGTGCCGGACAGCAATCTGGGATGGGATCTTGACAGTACTTTAAGacctgaaatttttttcttggcTGTGGAAGGGATAATCATTACCGAGTTGAATATCTGCGATTATTAGATAGTTGGCAGATTGGAGAGAAGATTTACACAAATTATCCCTCCTCAATATACAGCctttttcttttgtcagaaaaTTTCATTGTGGATTAAAGTATTTGAAACAAATATATTGGTCAATGTTTTGGGGCCTTTTGTGGACAAAATGGAAATGGGAAGAGAAACTAAAGGAAATAACAAGGGATAAAGGTAGACTAGAAGCTTTGAAAGAGGAACTTGTGTTTGTAAAAAccttcaaaaattaaatgaaaaaacctCATTACCGTGTTGGTCTCCCTATTGTAAACTGTAGGGCAGTATCTAATCAGAACGCTGGAAAACCTCATTTCATTTGTAAAGCTACAGCATTCAATACAACAACAGTGGTAATTTTCCTTTGGAACAGCCGTGCCACATAAAATATTCTGGGGTGAATCCCCTTCTAGCCAAATTAAATTCTGCCTCATTCAAACAAACTACAACTTGATGGCATTTCAGCCAGGACTGGAATGATGGCACAGACTAGGGACTGAAATTTGAAATTGGATGGTTACTGGGATTTCACTAAATGCTGTCCCCAACCAGTGACCTCACTCAGATTGCTCTCCTTTCCAGATGGAGTACAGCGGGCCTCCTTGCAGCTCTCGCAGAAGAAACAGCTACGACAGCAGCTACTACACAGAATCACCGAATGGTGAGTATGTGCCCTAACAGCCGTGTGAAACGTGGAGACGGGGCAGTCAGTGCAGCAAACTTCTCGGTGCCTTCTCTGTCCCCAGTTGTTtagctgagcccagctgggctgAAAGAGGAACCTGCTTTTCAGCCAGCGAGCTGTTGATGCTAGTAGAAACACTAGATTTCCTCTTAGATGTGCTTGCAAGTATGGGGATGTGTTAGAGCTGCATTACCTATTTTGCAGATGTGACATCTggatcaaaatattttcctctcttcaaATAATTTTCGGTGTTTAACCATGTTTTGCATGAATACTTTTCTAACTCTGTCTATCATTGATCCAAACTGGAGAAATTGTTGGTTGATTTCaaatcttcccttcccttctaTGGACTGAAGCGAAACCCTGGATCCACAGCCCTGCCCCAGAAGTAGCATACTTGGGTTGGGTCTCTCTTCCACCTTTCAAATTACAATGCATACTGTCAGCTACTCACTGGGGTTTTATGAAAGAACCACATCCTACTGATGTCTAGTACCCATTGGATAAACTGAGcagctttttgtctgtttttttagATCCAAAGCTTGGGAAGAGTTCTGTTGTTTCCAGCCTTGATTGCCTCTCAAGCATTGTAGAGAGGATTTCCACAGATAACTCCACATGTCCTATATTGCCTCCAGTGGAAACTGCTGCTGAAGGgagtccctgctcccccccagaAGGAGCGAGTCTGAACGATAGCGGAGCCCAAATTCCTTCCCCCACCAACTGCACCCCGCTTCCCCAggataacagcagcagcagcagcaaccctATCTACCAAGTGCTATAAAGGCAGGTCCAGCTGGACTGCACTGAAAACAAATTGCTCTGTTCAGCCAC from Athene noctua chromosome 14, bAthNoc1.hap1.1, whole genome shotgun sequence includes these protein-coding regions:
- the MYOD1 gene encoding myoblast determination protein 1 — protein: MDLLGPMEMTEGSLCSFAAADDFYDDPCFNTSDMHFFEDLDPRLVHVGGLLKPEEHPHHHGHHHGHPHEEEHVRAPSGHHQAGRCLLWACKACKRKTTNADRRKAATMRERRRLSKVNEAFETLKRCTSTNPNQRLPKVEILRNAIRYIESLQALLREQEDAYYPVLEHYSGESDASSPRSNCSDGMMEYSGPPCSSRRRNSYDSSYYTESPNDPKLGKSSVVSSLDCLSSIVERISTDNSTCPILPPVETAAEGSPCSPPEGASLNDSGAQIPSPTNCTPLPQDNSSSSSNPIYQVL